A genomic region of Pseudopipra pipra isolate bDixPip1 chromosome W, bDixPip1.hap1, whole genome shotgun sequence contains the following coding sequences:
- the LOC135404698 gene encoding olfactory receptor 14J1-like, giving the protein MSNSSSISQFLLLAFADRRELQLLHFWLFLAISLAALLANGLILSAVACDHHLHTPMGFFLLNLSLTDLGCICTTVPKAMHNSLQNNTTISYMGCAAQAFFFYFFISAEFSLLTIMCYDHYVAICKPLHYGTLLGSRACAHMAAAAWATGFLIALLHTANTFSLPLCQGNALDQFFCEIPHILNLSCSHSNIREIGITVVTASLSLGCFVFNVFSYVQIFRAVLRIPSQQGRHKAFSTCLPHLAVVSLFVSTSFFAYLKPPSISSPSLDLTLSVLYSVVPPALNPLIYSLRNQELKDALRKMMFFMEVIRLF; this is encoded by the exons atgtccaacagcagctccatttcccagttcctcctcctggcatttgcagacaggagggagctgcagctcctgcacttctggctcttcctggccatctccctggctgccctcctggccaacggcctcatcctcagcgccgtagcctgtgaccaccacctgcacacccccatgggcttcttcctgctcaacctctccctcacagacctgggctgcatctgcaccactgtccccaaagccatgcacaattccctccagaacaacacaaccatctcctacatgggatgtgctgcacaggcctttttcttttatttcttcatctcagcagagttttccctcctcaccatcatgtgctacgaccactacgttgccatctgcaaacccctgcactacgggaccctcctgggcagcagagcttgtgcccacatggcagcagctgcctgggccactggctttctcattgctctgctgcacacagccaatacattttccctgcccctgtgccagggcaatgccctggaccagttcttctgtgaaatcccacacatcctcaatctctcctgctcacactccaaCATCAGGGAAATTGGAATTACTGTGGTTACTGCCAGTTTATCacttggctgttttgttttcaatgttttctcctatgtgcagatcttcagggctgtgctgaggatcccctctcagcagggacggcacaaagccttttccacgtgcctccctcacctggctgtggtctccctgtttgtcagcacctcattctttgcctacctgaagcccccctccatctcctccccatccctggatctgaccctgtcagttctgtactcagtggtgcctccagcactgaaccccctcatctacagcctcaggaatcaggagctcaaggatgccctgaggaaaatgat GTTTTTCATGGAGGTCATCAGGTTGTTCTga
- the LOC135405594 gene encoding olfactory receptor 14J1-like: protein SYMGCAAQLFFFYFFISAEYFLLTIMCYDRYVAICKPLHYRTLLGSRACAHMAAAAWATGFHYSLLHTANTFSLPLCQGNALGQFFCEIPAILKLSCSHSGYLREIGLIGVSVCLGFSCLIFIVFSYVQIFRAVLRIPSQQGRHKAFSTCLPHLAVLSLFVSSAIFAYLKPPSISSPSLDLIVSVLYSVVPPALNPLIYSLRNQELRDALRKMMTG from the coding sequence tcctacatgggatgtgctgcacagctctttttcttttatttcttcatctcagcagaatatttcctcctcaccatcatgtgctacgaccgctacgttgccatctgcaaacccctgcactacaggaccctcctgggcagcagagcttgtgcccacatggcagcagctgcctgggccactgggtttcaCTATTCtttgctgcacacagccaatacattttccctgcccctgtgccagggcaatgccctgggccagttcttctgtgaaatccctgccatcctcaagctctcctgctcacactcaggctacctcagggaaattgggctcattggggttaGTGTCTGTTTAGGATTTAgttgtttaattttcattgttttctcctatgtgcagatcttcagggctgtgctgaggatcccctctcagcagggacggcacaaagccttttccacctgcctccctcacctggccgtgctctccctgtttgtcagcagtGCCatatttgcctacctgaagcctccctccatctcctccccatccctggatctgattgtgtcagttctgtactcagtggttcctccagcactgaaccccctcatctacagcctcaggaaccaggagctcagggacgctctgaggaaaatgatgactgga
- the LOC135404699 gene encoding gastrula zinc finger protein XlCGF49.1-like has protein sequence MDVPVPLGLPVPWVVPEQPPSREKPFRCLECGKSFRKSFNLLTHQHIHTGDRPYMCGECGKSFRQRSNLHTHQRIHTGERPYRCGECGKSFNQSSNLRTHQGIHTGERPYPCMECGKSFRDSSHLIQHQHIHTGERHYTCRECGKSFNQRSTLLQHHGVHTGERPYTCWECGKSFSYSSTLHIHRLIHTGERPYKCLECGKRFRTSSDLLRHEQTHTDERPFRCTDCGKGFNRNSHLVTHRRIHTGERPYKCGECGKSFTESSKLTRHQWTHR, from the coding sequence ggtggtccctgagcagcctcccagcagggagaagcccttcaggtgcttggaatgtgggaagagcttcaggaagagcttcaacctcctcacccaccagcacatccacaccggggatcgtccctacatgtgtggggaatgtgggaagagcttcaggcagaggtCCAACCTCcacacccaccagcgcatccacactggggaacgtccctacaggtgtggggaatgtgggaagagcttcaaccagagctccaacctccgcacccaccagggcatacacactggagaacggccctacccGTGtatggaatgtgggaagagcttcagggacagctcccacctgatccaacaccagcacatccacaccggaGAACGGCACTACAcctgtagggaatgtgggaagagcttcaaccagagATCCACCCTCCTCCAACACCATGGTgtgcacactggggaacggccctacacatgttgggaatgtgggaagagcttcagttacagctccaccctccacatCCACCGactcatccacactggggaacgaccttacaagtgcttggaatgtgggaagaggttcaggaccagctcagatctcctcaggcatgagcagacacacacagatgagaggcccttccgctgcactgactgcgggaagggcttcaaccggaactcccaccttgtcacccaccggcgcatccacacaggggagaggccctacaagtgtggggagtgtgggaagagcttcaccgaGAGCTCTAAGTTGACCAGACACCAATGGACCCACCGGTAA